Below is a genomic region from Flavobacteriales bacterium.
TCAAAATTTTGGCATCATTATCCAACATCTTGCGGTAGCGGTCCTCTGGGCTCAGACTCAGGTAATCCACCACGCGGCTCTCCATGTAACCATATACCTGCTCGGTGATCAATCGTCCCAATCGTTCCCATTTCGGGAAACGATCGTAAAGCTCCTGCATGCTCTCCTTGCTCATTACAAGCAGTTCGCAATCAGAAATGGCCTGTATGTACGACTTGGATGGACGTTGCAGCGTGAAACTTGCATGGGCCGTAACGATGTTGTGCTTGGTAAGCACCATGGTTGTCACCTCCTGCTCGTTTATCTCATAATATGTGCGTATGTATCCCTTGGTAATGAACCCGATGTTCTTGCAAACAATGCCCTCATCGACAAAATACTCCCCTGCGGGAATGTTCATCGGTTTGAAGTGTGACATAATGATGTCCATCTCCTCATCCGTAAAATCTACAATGCTTTGAATGTAGTTCTGCACGGCAAATGCGCCTTCCAATCTTTCGAGTACGTCCTGCATGTTTTTGAACTTAAAATTTGATTTAAGTCAAATGTATACGGATGCGGAGTGCGGTGTTCCAAAATGAGGTTCGGATGGTTTATCTGCACCGATTTTGATCGTGATCGGACGCGGACAGGCATT
It encodes:
- a CDS encoding cyclic nucleotide-binding domain-containing protein; amino-acid sequence: MQDVLERLEGAFAVQNYIQSIVDFTDEEMDIIMSHFKPMNIPAGEYFVDEGIVCKNIGFITKGYIRTYYEINEQEVTTMVLTKHNIVTAHASFTLQRPSKSYIQAISDCELLVMSKESMQELYDRFPKWERLGRLITEQVYGYMESRVVDYLSLSPEDRYRKMLDNDAKILKNVPLRYIASMLGITPETLSRIRNKVHKSAN